The Chlorocebus sabaeus isolate Y175 chromosome 11, mChlSab1.0.hap1, whole genome shotgun sequence genomic interval cgagtagctgggattacaagcgcccgccaccatacccgactaattttttttgtatttttttagtagggatggggtttcaccatgttgaccaggctggtcttgatctcctgatctcaggtgatctgcccgcctcgtcctcccaaagtgctgggattacaagtgtgagccactgcgcctggccagttatATAAACTTTTACATAACAGTTTATATAAACttttaactttatataaaataatattaatatatatacatatataaatatataattatataattaataattgaCAAGGCAATTGACAATTTCTGAAAACTTTTATATGAAGTCTAAACTTtatataaaagtttagaaaaaagaATTGGGAGCATTCCAAATGCTCTTCGTGGTAATCGTTTTTGGCTTTGTCTTCACTGACAGGTAGTAGCCCTGACTTGCTGAAGCGTTTGCTATTGTAACAATGTAGTGAGCTATTGGTGTCCTCTTCCCTGCATTATAGATTCCTCTGAAAGGAGTATGGCAATGAATATTAAACTGGAAACCTCCGGGGGAAGCAGATGGATGCTTTGGGGCCTGGAGGATAAAAGAGGGCAGTGAACCTACTGGGATGTGGGGCTATTGAAACCTTTGGAGAGGAGATGGGGCTTATGGTTCTGGGAGAGGTAGCAGTCGGGCCCAGCTTCCATCCACTGCCACAGAGACAACAGAATGTCAAATGCTCGCATTTGAAATTGTGGTGCCTGTGTAGGCTGGACAGCAGGTTTGGTGTCCACAAAGCCATAGGTAGGGTGTCGGCAGCCAAGCCCTTGGTCGGTGGAGAGGAACCTGGAGGGCGGTGTCTTCCTGCCTGGTGCGGAAGTGCCTGCCTCACAGTGGGGACATAGAGGAGGCTGCCGAAAGAACTGAAGCCCCCCGATGGCTCTGGCTGGAGCCCCTACTCTCTATGTCATTTTCAGCCTAAGAGAATAGGAGGGCAAGCTAAAATATGACCAGTATTAGACTGCCAACTTAGTTGAGTGGTGGCTTGGAGCCAGATTTAATTTGACTTAGAGAAGTAATTTGGCAAGTCTCTCACTTTGTGTTAGAGCAGTTTATACAGTTATATTAATGCACACTGAACAGAAAAGAAGCCCATGCTTAGTTGCTGACAGACGCTTCTTAAAGTAAACCTTCTTGAGCTTTCCAGGGGATCCTTCATATCAGAATTAATCAGACTTAAATCTGCTTAGCTTAAGAGCCATAAATAAAACCATAGTTAAATGGACAGGCCCATAAATTTCCCTCCCTTATCACGCCCAACTTAATGTTTCTACATTAACAGAGAACTTTACCTTAGAAATGAAACAATTTGTTCTTCAGAATTTCCAGGGACTAAGACAGTGCATATCACAAAGTGCTTATTATTTATGGCAATAAGAAATACACAAAGATCATATGTATGTAAAACCAATATACAAAACATGATAAAGACAACTTCTGAAAAGCAATCTACTAAtatgattttacttttaaaagcactcaacaaatgaaCTCTGCCAAGAATTGTCAGTTCTTGCAAGACTCTGGGTGACCTTGACTAAGGACAAATTATCTGCAGCATCTGGGAGGAGGGAAGATTTTCTATTGCCAGACACTGAagtcctatgttgcccagttcccctttcctaaaatgttttcatcttggttttaattatgaaaatccTATTGGTTTTAGTCATCATTCTCTTACTGTGAGTCATCCTTTTCTAATAATTCTTACATTGCTTGAATAAGAAATGGATTTCCAGGTAAAACATCTTCACTAACTATTTAATGTAAAGACTGACCTAAAGACTTAGGCAATTCTAACTTTTGTGACCTCAGCATTCATTTTTCAACAATCATTTTCAGTCTGGTTTGGAAATTTGTCAATTATCATGTCAGATTTTAACTCCACACTCAATCCATTTCAAGTTACACTTGCAAGATTTTTACTCCACATTCAATCCACTTCAAGTTATATATATTTGCAAGTTATTCTCGGGGTTATTCAGAAATAAGCAAGAATAATGAACCCCGTGCTAAGATACACCCACTTTGTGGCAACAAGGTGACAACCAATTTAAGGAAGAGGCAATTtgagaaacaaagaataaaaaagagcttGGACTGAAGCTCAAAGAGGTTCCTTCCAGAAGGAGTGTCCACCAGGCAGAGACAAAAGGAACCTCATTCAAAAATCATCTTTTTGATATCAAATGATAATTTCACTCAAGAATTTTCAAGAATTATCTTCAACACCAATAGTACCATGCCCTTTGCCACATACTTTACTCCTTTCCCTAAACATGCCTTTCCCTGCTAGGATCCAATTACCTCTTGAATTGGAAGAACGAATCTAATTTTGCAATGGTTTCCATAAAGTGATCCTGAAGAAGTAATGACCATAAGAACAACTCTATCTTTGTGTATGCAACAGATCCTATGCCGAGGTGACTCTTTACTCTCTGGAAAAgggacagagtagtttctctaaCACTTGGGCCCTTAGATCATTAGGAAGTGCGTAAGCGCCAATGTATAATCAGTAACCCTTCCATCAACATATATTAACAGAGTAACCCAGAATTAGCATAGGCTAGAAAGGACAACAGATCGATGAGGCAGGTGCATAAAAAGAGCCAGGTACAAAATAGCTGTAGACTGCATCCCTTGAGCAATATGAGGGGAAGCCGGTTACCTTGGCCATGGTCAGCGTCTTGCAGCTTGTCTGGAAGAACCGAAGGATGCCATCTGCACTCCAAGTCCCTTTGGTTTAATGTTGCAAGAATACAAACTGTCTTCctatcctccttcctttcctcctacCCCTCCCTTTCTATCTCATATTCTTTGGAGTGCCTCATGATTAAATGCTGCCTTACAGGGAACACGGGCATTTAATAATTGACAAGGCAATCAGGGCCCAGCTGTTCTGGGAGATTACACCAGAGAGCTTGCCAATGGGGATCTGGGATTAAGCATAAAGAAGCAAGGACCTGCAATTTGCAGaggaaaatttctttaaaaagtaaatgatggTTTAGTTTCCACTGCCTGCCATTCTGTAGGTAACTGGAGTGAATGGATTGGGCTTGAATTTATGGCAGACATGATGGTATGGCAGGTCACCATTATTGCAGAAGTTTACCTTCCCTTGAGTAGGGTTTCCCAGCCCTTTGAAGAAACTCTATTCTCTGCAATGTCAGGGCCTCACGGAGCCATGAACAAGAAATAGTTTCCCTGTTCCATGGGTGGTCTCCACCTTCCAGTTAGAACATTAGAATAAGTACTATTAAGTATCTCCCTCTGCACATGGAATGCTGAGTGAGAGTGTTGGCTAGGGATGGGGTGAGGATGCAGATAGGATTGGAGATAAATGAATTCCAGGATCCGGAAGGCCATGGCTATTTACCTTTCTCTCCCAACTTCAGGCAAAGGAatgacaatattttatatttcaaaaaagtgtttctaaaatGTTGAGAAAGTAATCTGAAAGACCAGTAAGGGGTCGTTTGCATATCTTCTTGCCACCAGTCAGTCCGAAGTACAAGTTGTTCTTTTTCTCCTCAAAATTGTACAAACAGCTGGGCccgatggttcatgcctgcaatcccagcactttgggaggccaaggcagttggatcacttgaggtgaggagtttgagaccagcctggtcaacatagtgacaccctgtccgtacttaaaaatacaaaaaaaaaaaaaaaaaaaaaaatagccaggcattgtggcaggcacctgtagtcccaactacttgggaggctgaggcaggagaatctcttgaacccggaagacagaggttgcagtgagccgagattgtgccactgccctccaacctgggccacagaacgagactccatttcaaaaaaaaaaaaaaaaaaaaaagtgcaaattaATTGGGACACCAACGTTGAAAGAGATTCTGCCACTGTTTGTGAGTCCCTAAACGCTGCATGGACTTTCATCCTCCAAGCCTTTGCTgatgctcttccttctgcctggaatgccttcaGTCTCTTTTTATCTGGTGAGCTGCCTGCCTCTCAACGAAATTAGTCTAAAAAGTCATCCACtctttgaaaatgtttcttttctccctAGGACATACAGTTCCCTCCTCATGGTCCTTGTCATACTATACCTCTCTCACaacacttattattattactttttttaattttagtagagacagggtctcactgtattgtccgggctggtctcgaaatcctgggctcaaccagtcctcccaccttggcctcccaaagtgctgggattacaggcgtgagccactgcacccggccttctcACAACACTTTCTATATTCCATTATAACTACTGCATTTGTCTTAAATGTAACTTCCTTAAAGGTCTCACTTTCATTTTAGAGCAGTTGTTCTCAGTTCTGATGGAGTATCAGAACAACCTTTGGAAGTCTGGAAAACATGCCAATTCCTGGATCCACCCTGAGATTTCATAGTAGTTCTGGATGAGGCCCAGGGATTGGGAATTTTAGAAAGTTCTTAATATATACCCAGGGAATTCATGTAAAATGGTACCTGTTGGACTCATTTTGGGCTTACATTTTATAAAACCCTCTGTATCCCACCTGGcccttcctccccctcttccAGACTAGCCATGAGGTCgtagtttttttctattctatattTGTGCAGTTCGTTTAGGGAATCAAAGGCAGGTTCTTGTGAACTTAACTGTTTGAATTAGTCCACGTTCTAGCTGAATGAGTTGCTTTGGATCCTGCTTTTGTCACCTGTAATGTCTGCTTTCCTCAGACTGATGTTAACAAGCAAATTTgataaacatgtgccatgttcAAGTATATTTTCTGCATCGCCCAAACAACCCTTTATTTATTGTGACAGAATCCACTCTCCTTTGGGAGGAGAAGCAggaattttgtgttcttttttttttttttttacagttgcaTCGGCTGTTGGTTTCCTAGCTAGTAGTTTCATCATAACGCTGGGTGGCGCTATCCCCTCATCGTTTCCGCTTCCGTCACGTGCTTCCCCAACCAGTCGGCAAAATGTGGGTGGAGGTGGCTGCTCCTCCCCATaggatccttttttaaaaatttggcatCCTCCCTGCCTGCTAATCTACAGAATGCCATGTGTCAGCCCTGTGGAATTCAGGGCTCAGGCTGAACTTTGGGGCATCCAGCCACTCCCTATAGGAGTCTTGTAGGATTGTTTCCTgtagcactttttcttttttttttgtgcgGCCAGTTCCAGCTTCAGTGACTCAGTAGATCCTCATATACTTCCCATGGGAAATACAACTCCACGGTATCAGAAAATACAGTTAGCCAATGTTTCCTGATGAGTTTTGTGCacatttttctttacttaattGTATCTTCATTGTCTTTCCACCCCAGAACAGTGAACAATTATTTTCCCCTCTCTGTGCTTACACCCTTCAAATACTTGCAGACACTTCTCATAGCCCGCTTGAGTCACTGTTTGGCACGGTCTTATGTCTTTGGTTTTTATTGCCTCTGCTCATAAACCGCACCCCCTGTGCCTTAATAGCCTGAAGTTCGCCTTCTCCAGGGAAATGGGGATGGGAGTGGCAGGCTCTTAAGTGTGTTATATGAGGAGGCTCAGGGGTGGATTTATTTAGAGTGAAGCTAATAAGTGAAGCTTCAGCTTCCATGTCTCCTACTCCCTCCACCTCTTCTAAAACCTTGTTACCTAATTTACACTTGTAATTGTGTactctttttcttaaagagggcctccaaaattgtattattttaggcCTCCACAAAGCCTGAGTCCACCCCTTAGGAAGCTGTGCATTTTGTGTGAGTACTTGGCTGCCTGGCTGCTGAATGTGACCAGTCTTGATCTCCCCCTCCCCAAGGACCCTGGGCCACAACGTCTAATTTCCTCTTTTTGACAAAACATGAGTTTTTCTGCCTGGCCACAAACATCAGAGACTAGCATCCCACTCACTTCCTTTCATTGTAATTTGGgcatgttaatatttttttctttcctttcctctcttagAACAGAAGAAGTAATTGCTAGTCAATGCGACATAAATATAATTAGGTTCGGCTCAGAAGCTCATGACTCAGCACAGACACAAAGATTCCACACCTAAAAACAGTATTTAGCTCTGGCATGTTGGACTGTGATCATTCCAAGATGACCTCCGCAGGAATACATATGCACCTCATAATTTATGACACCACAAGACCAACGGTGGGGGATAACCCATATTTGCTAAGGTCTTCAGTCCCTGTTCCCTGTGCTGGACAAAACCACATTTACTAGGCTGTGCATCAAGAGAAAACAGTGGTCTTGGGGCACCTACACATACTTTGTAAATGGGAATGCAATTTATTGTTTTGTGAGTTCACTGCAGGTTAGGGGTGATTAAATGACAAGCGTGAATGCTGAGCCGGAAAGCATGTTATATATCACACCACTTCCCTAATGCCAAGGCCTGGGGCTAAGGGAtccggtgttttttttttttgtttgtttgttttgtttgtttcttttttcttcacatcATCCATACTGGTATCTTCCCGGAAAGGTTTGTTTTCTCTCCCTGGCAGGAGTATCTCTGTCCTGCCAGGAGCTAGATTTCCGACCCACGCGCCATTAACTTCTTTCTATTACTCAGTAGACAAAGGCTGGAGTGGGGTGTAAATGTTTGGGCTATCACTGGTCTGATGACCATGCCTGCCCCTGTTCTCTGCTCCTGCATGTTCTAGCATGTGCCTCTCTCATGTAACTCATCACATGGCTTTCCTGTCTGTTATGCTCATTTGACTGTAAGTTGCTTGATATAGTAGCAGCTATGTTTTATTCATTGTTGATCCTCAGAGCCTAGCAGTGTTTTAACatctatgaatgaatgaatgaggtttGTAATGCAAAAAGGCTTATGGATACAATTAGGAATCCTGAGTGAAGATGTGAATAAAGAAGTGTGTCCAAACAGCCTTCTGTTGCTAAAGGAAACAGGATGCTTCCGGATTCACATATGTAAGAGCAGTGAGAAGCTACAAAGGAAGTCCTGGGTCCACAGGCACACCCTAAGCCTTTTTACGCAGATGCACCCAGAGTTTCATCAAACAGATTCTCTGCCAATCCATTTCCTCTCACCTGTGGAAACATTCCTGCTTTTAAATGAGCAAAGCCCAGAAAACAGTGATTATCTCATGAAATAGTATATTATCTTTAGTGCACAGAGATCAGGGGACAAACAGATTGCTCAAAAACCAGTGACAGATTGGAAATGTTATATCCTTTTCCAAGCTGGGTGGTCCCCTACCGATTAGAGCCATTTTGGATGATGTATCTCCAACCTTCTGAGCTTTTGCTGCTCTAACTGCAATGTTTACATCAGTGCCTGACCTTCAGCTCCTTCACTGATGAAGACAAAGAAGGTCTTCACACGGGACATTTTCACATTTGTTTCCCAACTCGGAAGGGAAGAGTAATGCCACCAAAATGCCCATGCTTAGTGTTCAAAATGACTACATCACTGTAGGACACAACTCCAGGATTTATTCTTAGCTGTAACCACATTTAAGGGGCCACATCACCTCAAATGGTCACACAATCAAATGACTCTAGCCTTCCTAACGTAGATCCCGAGTGTCGGGAACACTTCAATTCAGTGGGAAGGACCCTGGAAAAGCGTTTCGGGACCTCGTTCTCGTCTTTCCCTTTCCGCCttttaatggaattgtttgaGGACTTTTGCTAACGCAGTCATTTCCAGGAGAGGAAGCCGCCTTTCTTCCAGGCCCCAAGCAGCTGGAGTGAATCAGAGGGGCAGCCACATCTGCACTTCCTGTGGGGCAATCGCTCACGCGCGGGTGACGCTCCCGCGGGCCGGCTGGGGTCGGGGGCTTTTGGGGaccgcggggcggggcgggggcgtaACGGATGGGGCCTCTCGGGGGTGCCTGGGCCGCGCCATCTCCACTTCCGAGCGCGCCCTCCCACCGCGATGAGTAACGCGCCCCCTCCCGTTTACTACGGCGCCCGGTCGCCTAGCAACGGGGCGCGTTGCCGCGGCGACGGGCCGGGCGTCTTTGGCATTGTTTGCGAGGCCCCGCCCCACGGCCGCCAACCACCCAGGGCTTCCTGACCGGGTGGGGCGGGGGACCCGGGCTGTTTCTTCCTCTGGGTCTTCCTGCGTCGGCTGAGAACCGTGTCCCGGGGGCCCTCCCAGAGAGCAGGGACGGCCAGGGCAGAGCCAGGGACCCGGCGAGCCGCGGAGGGCGGGGCCACGTGTGTCCGGGAGCTGGGCCGGGGCGCTAGGCCACCTGAGGCGCGGCCCCTCTGCCGCCTGGCGAGGCTGGGCGGGAGGGCGGGAGAGACGGGGTAGTCGGAGGGATTCCTTACACCCAGGCGGGTGGGCCAGGGCTCGGGATGTGTCGGGCTGCTGGGAGTCCAAAGTCAGGCatttccctgcccctgcctcctaaCGCTACGGGTCCCAGGTTCCCCTTCTACGGGAAGGGGATGTCTGCACCTCATTGGGAGGACTCGAGGGGCGGGACTTCGCCACCCAGACCCCTCAGCAGATCCGAGTTCTATTTACGACCCCTATGCACGACTGCACTGAGGATtttggccaagttacttaacctcccagAGGGTTAAATTTACCCTCCGGGGTAAATGAGGGCAAAGAGTTGTCCTTCTGTGAAAATCGAAACAGGTAGAAGAGTGCCTCTAAGCAGCAACGGAGGGGAAGTGCACCTGTGCTACCGGCAGACACCTTGCTAGACCCTTCAGACAGCttccttaatcctcacaaccagcGTGAAAGAGACGTGGCATCCCCACTCTACAAATGAGGGTTCCGATTCAGAGGGTttgacttgctcaaggccacaaaGCTAGTAAATGGTAGAGTCAACATTGGCAATCTTTGAGGACTGTTAGCCTGACTCATCACCAGGCTGCCACTCAGTATAAGCCAAGGCACAGTCACCTTTAACAAAATGTACAGATTGCAGGCCAGATTATGGGACCTCCTGCAGAATGAGGCAATGGAGTAAGTGTACTTTATACCTCTCAGGTATATATTAGCAACCAGATGCTCCTGtattccctctgtgtctctcctagaaaaccagtgataaagaacaataataaaatttattctaaGCCGTGACTGGCTTTTTCTATCATGTTCACATCCACTTCTTTATCATCTGTTCACTTTGGGCTGCTTCTGAATCAGGGAAACTGCCTGAGCCCACACCCCAATGGCTCTTCAGAACCACCAGCTCAGCTCTGCAGTCCCAGAAGCACCTCTTAAGTTATCCTGTTCTTTCCTTTGAGATCCTAACTTCCAGCTGGTCAACAACACACCACATTGCTCCCTCcgttggagtgtgtgtgtgtacgtgtgtgtgtttgtgaatcTGCTAGTTTGCTGGCTAATCACaagcttcatttttctctcatgAGAAAGGCAAGATATTTGCGAATGAACaccatttgtttttttaagtaatcCTTAGAGCTGAAAATTGGGAGGCTGGTCGTTTCTGAATGTAGGTCAAATCCTAAACAAGCCTCAACTTCTCTGCAGGGTGAGAGAGTCTGCCCGGGTCTGGAAGGATCCCTGAAGACTCTCCTGGATTCTCTGAGACCAGAAAGAGCTCGACCGTGTGTTGTCCTTCCCAGTTCCAGATCAGAGCTGGTTTCCAGCAGGACTTTGGGGGTGCCCCACTGTTCTCTGGCATAGAGCTTGATGTCTGCTCTTCCAGCTCACTGGGGTGACACACAGCTCTATTGTTGCCACCACTACTGAGCCTTTACCGGGCTCCAGATTTTGGCAACAAGAATAATacagatgaaaggaaaaaaggagaggcGTAGGGAGCCCTGGGaacagagaggagaaggaagatgaagaggcaagggaagaagaaatggaagttTTAATGAAGGAAGATGAAAAGGTAATAGGCTAAGGTATGGACATACCAGTTTTATCTATGAAAACTGGGCTGAGTAACacattttcattccattttgtaGAACCCTATAGTGCATTTCCAAGCTCCTTACTGTGACCATGTGAAATACATGAAATTGATGAGTTAGTGTAACCTGTGTTACAAATCCAGCAGTAAGTAAGTATGTGTATGAGATGTTCATGAGATTTCAAAATCCATGTACCTACCTCCTGGGTGAGGCAAACATTTTGAGTCAGTTGAGAGGAATCGCTCATTCACTCTTGCAGTGCGAAGGCAGAGAAGTTTCAGTTTATCTTCTGTTCTGTCTCAATCAGTTGGGTAGAATGAGTGTTTAGTGTGACGATGAATCAGCTCCCCTCTTGCCAGCAGAGGGGTAAGGTGGTGTGTGGTGGATTGGAGAGGATGTCCTGAGGGCAGGACACCAGCCAGGGCGGGGCTAGGTGACCCAGGGGGTTTACTCTGTGATGTCACAATGGCAGGCAGGGGTCTCCTTGttgctccctcagcctcctcctctttCCAGCCCCAGAAGGACTGGGGGGTCATGCTGGGTACCTGCCAGTGACTGGATGTCTTCTGAGGTCGTCCAGATCACTGCTTCTCTTATTATGCGTAAGATTCACCTGGGGAGCCTAGTCAAGTGGAGGT includes:
- the GSG1 gene encoding germ cell-specific gene 1 protein isoform X5, which codes for MSDSSQLTQNVCLTQEGSLRLSFFPFICIILVAKIWSPVKAQ